DNA sequence from the Armatimonadota bacterium genome:
ATCGCGCCCCAGTTGGGCGTGCGCCCCAGCGTGGTCTCTCGCTGGCGGACGCGCTTCGCCCGGCAGGGCATGGCGGGCTTGCAGGATGCGCCGCGTTCGGGTCGGCCGGAGCAATATGACGAGACCACCGAGCGGCGTATTCTGGCGAAGCTGGACGAGCCCCCGCCCAGCGGCTGGGCGCGTTGGAACGGGAAGCTTCTGGCGAAGGCGCTGGGCTTGCACCCGCGGTATGTCTGGCGAGTGCTCGCGCACTACGATATCAGCCTGGAACGCCGCCGCTCCTGGTGTGTGAGTACCGATCCGGAGTTCACCCGGAAGGCGGCGGAGATCGTGGGGTTGTATCTGGCGCCCCCAGAGAACGCGATAGTGCTTTGCGTGGACGAGAAGCCGCATATTCAGGCGTTGGAGAGGGCACAGGGCTACCTGCGGCTGCCCGATGGCAAGGCCTTGACTGGCTTCTCCCACGAGTACAAACGGCATGGGACCTCCACCTTGTTCGCCGCGTTGGAGGTGGCCACCGGACTGGTGAAAGCCGACCACTACCGGCGACGCCGACGGCGGGAGTTCCTGGACTTCATGAACGAGGTGGTGGCGGACTACCCGGCGGAGATGGAGATCCACGTAATCCTGGATAATCTCAATACCCATAAGCCCAAGCATGATCGCTGGCTGGCGCGCCATCCCAACGTCCACTTTCACTTTACTCCCACCCATGCTTCGTGGCTCAATCAGATCGAAATTTGGTTTAGTCTGCTGGTCCGCGGGGCGCTCAAG
Encoded proteins:
- a CDS encoding IS630 family transposase, giving the protein MPSQATVVILTEEERGVLERRVRATATPARDMLRARIILLAAQGKRNDQIAPQLGVRPSVVSRWRTRFARQGMAGLQDAPRSGRPEQYDETTERRILAKLDEPPPSGWARWNGKLLAKALGLHPRYVWRVLAHYDISLERRRSWCVSTDPEFTRKAAEIVGLYLAPPENAIVLCVDEKPHIQALERAQGYLRLPDGKALTGFSHEYKRHGTSTLFAALEVATGLVKADHYRRRRRREFLDFMNEVVADYPAEMEIHVILDNLNTHKPKHDRWLARHPNVHFHFTPTHASWLNQIEIWFSLLVRGALKGASFLSVRQLRAAIDRFIAAYLETAAPFEWRAANVHAKSFKNKHTDLCH